In Bacteroidetes bacterium SB0662_bin_6, the sequence AATATTCGGCAGTTCCGAACAATACATCCGGCATGCGGCCTCCCACCCGCCCAATCGGCCCCGCAAGATGTATATCCCGGCATCGGATTCGGCATGTTCAGGTCATTTACAGACATGCGTAGTATAAAGTATCCCGGAATCGCAGCAGTTGTCGGCGTCTTTTTGCTTGCCGCAACACTCCTCCTCATCAGAGGAAAGGACGCTCCCTTCGAAGCATCCGGGGCGGTATCCGTTACTCAGGAAGCACCGCCGCCACCGGTCGAAACGGAGCTCGACGAATACGGCCTCGTATCCGACGGCTATGACATCATAGACCGCAGCGTACGCCGGAACGAAACGTTCGGAGAGATTCTGACGGGTCACAACATCCCGTACGAAAAGGTCCTTACGATCGCCTCTTCGGGGCAGGATGTCTTCGACGTACGGCGCATCCAGGCAGGGAAACCTCTTCGCGTGTACAGCGACTCTCTTGCCGGGACGTACCAGGCGCGCTACGTGGTGTACGAGCAGGACAAGCTTAATTACGTGGTCTTCGATCTTGCTGCCGATTCTGAGTCCAGTGCGGTCTACGCCGGGAAACGGGAAGGAGAAATAAGGCGCAGGCAATTGTCCGGACGTATCGAAAGCTCCCTCTACCGGACCCTGGAAGCCAAACAGGTCCCTCCAAATCTTGTGCCGCCGCTTGCCCTTGCCCTTGCGGAAGTGTTTGCATGGCAGGTGGATTTCTTTCGCATTCTCGAGGGAGATGACTTCAACGTGATCTACGAAGTCCTCCATGTAGACGGAGAACCGTTTCGTGTCGAGCGAATCATCGCGGCCCGGTTCGGGCACCGGAATACCGACTATTTCGGTTTCCGATTCGAAGAAGGGGAACGTCCCGATTTTTTCGACGAGAACGGAAATAGCCTGCGCAGGGAACTCCTCAAGGCGCCGATACGGTACGACCGTATCAGCTCACACTATTCGCGGAGACGGTTTCACCCGATCCAGAAAACGTACAAGGCGCATCTGGGTACGGATTACGCCGCCGCACCCGGCACACCAATCTATTCGGTGGGAGACGGCGTAGTCCTTGAAGCGCAATTCAAGCGCTATAATGGCAACTACGTCAAAATCCGGCACAATTCGGTGTATACGACCGGCTATCTGCATATGTCGCGTATTGCCTCAGGCATACGTCCGGGCACACGAGTGAAACAGGGGCAAGTCATCGGTTACGTAGGAAGCACGGGGCTGGCCACAGGACCGCACGTTTGCTATCGGTATTGGAAGCACGGGAGCCAGATCGATCCGTATACCGATACCCTCCCCCCCGCCAGTGCGGTCGCTTCCGAGCTAATGGACCGATTTGTCGTCGTGCGCGATGAAATGATGCCGCAGGTCCTCGGGGTCGTGCCTCCCTATATCGCGAACAGCGATGCTACGGAAGATCAGAATCTGCCGGACAAAGCATTGATGTAATTCGACACCCTGTCGATACCACTTCTCTATGTCCTTTCCCGCCGCCTCGAGCCCCTCTTCGAAAATTGCTTCGTATTCCATGCCGCAACGCGCACTGGAACTGGCTCGCCTTGCGGCCCGCCGGATCGTGCGGCGGAAAACCCGCGTGATACGTCTATCGAAACACGCGTATGC encodes:
- a CDS encoding peptidoglycan DD-metalloendopeptidase family protein; this encodes MFRSFTDMRSIKYPGIAAVVGVFLLAATLLLIRGKDAPFEASGAVSVTQEAPPPPVETELDEYGLVSDGYDIIDRSVRRNETFGEILTGHNIPYEKVLTIASSGQDVFDVRRIQAGKPLRVYSDSLAGTYQARYVVYEQDKLNYVVFDLAADSESSAVYAGKREGEIRRRQLSGRIESSLYRTLEAKQVPPNLVPPLALALAEVFAWQVDFFRILEGDDFNVIYEVLHVDGEPFRVERIIAARFGHRNTDYFGFRFEEGERPDFFDENGNSLRRELLKAPIRYDRISSHYSRRRFHPIQKTYKAHLGTDYAAAPGTPIYSVGDGVVLEAQFKRYNGNYVKIRHNSVYTTGYLHMSRIASGIRPGTRVKQGQVIGYVGSTGLATGPHVCYRYWKHGSQIDPYTDTLPPASAVASELMDRFVVVRDEMMPQVLGVVPPYIANSDATEDQNLPDKALM